The Actinocatenispora sera genome has a window encoding:
- a CDS encoding MSMEG_4193 family putative phosphomutase gives MAILVLLRHGRTTANAEGVLAGWTPGVGLDDTGRAQAAAAATRLGALPWRAVLSSPLQRCRETLEVVLGDRADLAPVTDDRIGECRYGDWEGRPLKQLAKEPMWKVVQAHPAAAVFPGGEPLAATSARAVAAVREWDGRITAEYGPDALWLACSHGDVIKAIAADALGLHLDQFQRITASPCSVTVIRYTPLRPFVMHLNDLGSDLSGLVAKKRRRRRKPSSDAAVGGGAT, from the coding sequence ATGGCGATCCTGGTACTGCTGCGGCACGGTCGCACCACCGCCAACGCCGAGGGGGTGCTGGCCGGCTGGACCCCGGGCGTCGGGCTGGACGACACCGGACGTGCCCAGGCCGCGGCGGCGGCCACCCGGCTCGGTGCGTTGCCCTGGCGCGCGGTGCTCAGCAGCCCGTTGCAGCGCTGCCGGGAGACCCTGGAGGTCGTGCTGGGCGACCGCGCCGACCTGGCCCCGGTCACCGACGACCGGATCGGGGAGTGCCGGTACGGCGACTGGGAGGGCAGGCCGCTCAAGCAGCTGGCCAAGGAGCCGATGTGGAAGGTCGTCCAGGCGCATCCGGCCGCGGCGGTGTTCCCCGGTGGCGAACCGCTCGCCGCGACCTCGGCCCGCGCGGTCGCCGCGGTGCGCGAATGGGACGGCCGGATCACCGCCGAGTACGGGCCGGACGCGCTCTGGCTGGCCTGCAGCCACGGTGATGTGATCAAGGCCATCGCCGCCGACGCGCTCGGCCTGCACCTCGACCAGTTCCAGCGCATCACCGCCTCGCCGTGCTCGGTGACGGTGATCCGGTACACGCCGCTGCGCCCGTTCGTGATGCACCTCAACGACCTCGGCAGCGACCTGTCCGGGCTGGTGGCGAAGAAACGGCGGCGGCGGCGCAAGCCGAGCTCCGACGCGGCGGTCGGTGGCGGCGCGACCTGA
- a CDS encoding DUF3090 domain-containing protein translates to MSRQVFDFEPPERFVAGTVGEPGDRTFFLQARGGGRVISVALEKIQVTLLADKLEELLAEAARRFDADIPDSPDPLTTDNEPLDTPLDEEFRVGTLGLAWDSDDNTVLIEAVAAGAEGELPAEEDDEPAGSDLDDETRDLLRVRLGPRQVRAFIERARRVVSAGRPPCPLCGLPLDPDGHLCPRQNGYHRMVPSGE, encoded by the coding sequence ATGTCACGCCAGGTCTTTGACTTCGAGCCACCGGAGCGGTTCGTCGCCGGCACGGTCGGCGAGCCCGGTGACCGGACGTTCTTCCTGCAGGCCCGCGGGGGCGGCCGGGTGATCAGCGTCGCCCTGGAGAAGATCCAGGTGACGCTGCTCGCCGACAAGCTGGAGGAGTTGCTGGCCGAGGCGGCCCGTCGGTTCGACGCCGACATTCCCGACTCGCCCGATCCGCTGACCACCGACAACGAGCCGCTGGACACCCCGCTCGACGAGGAGTTCCGGGTCGGCACGCTCGGCCTCGCCTGGGACTCCGACGACAACACGGTGCTGATCGAGGCCGTCGCCGCCGGTGCGGAGGGTGAGCTGCCGGCCGAGGAGGACGACGAGCCGGCCGGCTCCGACCTCGACGACGAGACCCGCGACCTGCTGCGGGTGCGACTCGGCCCCCGGCAGGTGCGGGCGTTCATCGAACGGGCCCGGCGGGTGGTGTCCGCCGGCCGGCCGCCGTGCCCGCTGTGCGGCCTGCCGCTCGATCCGGACGGCCACCTGTGCCCGCGGCAGAACGGCTACCACCGGATGGTCCCGAGCGGCGAGTGA